The window TACGGAAGCGATCAACCACGATCCCGGACTCACGCTGCTGCAAACCGGCAGTCAGTTGCCAGGCCGGGCCAGCATGGGTTCGTGGCTCAGCTATGGCTTGGGAAGTGAGAACGAAAACTTGCCGGCCTTCGTCGTGCTGATCTCCGGCGGCGACGTTGGCGATCAGCCCTTGTATGGTCGATTGTGGGGGGCAGGTTTTTTGCCCTCGCAGCATCAGGGTGTGCGGTTGAGCCAGACGGGTGATCTCATTCCCTATCTGTCGAGTCCGCCGGGCGTTGATACCGCAACTCGTCGCCGCTCGCTTGATACGCTTGCCGCGCTCAATCGTCTCGGACACGAAAAAACTGGCGACGCCGAAACGCTCGCGCGGCTGAAGCAATACGAACTCTCGGCTGGTATGCAGCTCGCCGTGCCAGAGCTCGCTGATCTATCTCAGGAATCGGCAACAACCTTGGCCGAGTATGGGCCGAACGTGAGTAAGCCTGGCTCGTATGCGCGCAATTGTTTGCTCGCGCGGCGACTTGTCGAGCGCGGCGTGCGATTTGTGCAGCTCTATCATCGGGATTGGGATCATCACCTGCGCGTGGTCGATGGTTTGAAGAAGCAAACAGCCGCGACCGATCAACCGACGGCAGCGCTTCTCGCCGATTTGAAACAGCGGGGGTTGCTCGACGACACGCTGGTGATTTGGGGTGGTGAGTTCGGCCGCGCGGCTTATTGCCAGGGAACGCTCGATTCGCCCACGTATGGCCGCGATCATCACCCGCGTTGCTTTGCAATGTGGCTGGCCGGCGGCGGCATTCGGCCCGGCTATGTTCATGGTGAGACGGACGATTTTTCGTACAACATCGTGCGTCAACCGATGCACATCAACGATCTGCACGCCACGCTGTTGCATTTGCTCGGCATCGATCACCTGCGACTCTCTTTTCGTTCGCAGGGGCATGATTTCCGACTGACCGATGTCGCGGGCAATGTGGTCCGCGAGATTCTGGCCTGAGTCGCTGCGCGCGACATTCTTCACTGCCGTGCGCTCACTCGCGCCGCAGACTTTACTCTGCTTCTGTAGTTCACGTGCTAGCGACTCGGCAGACTTTAACATTCTGACATTTTGCAGAACGTGGTTGAACATGCGCCACTTGGCGCGACGATGCCGTGAACAGGCGCACGTTCATGCGAACCCATTGACCCACGTCGTACATCTTCCCAACGTTTCTCAGGCGGTCCTCCGATGGCGAAGCTCTTCGATTTCCAACGCATGCTTACCAGAAACTCATCTCGCAGCATGGCGCCTTGGTATTTGTCGCTGGCTGCGGCAGGTTTGTTGACTTGGCAAGCTGCACCGGCGTTTGGTCAAGAGTTCACGCCCCCCGAGCCCGAGCCGCTGTCGACTCAGTTTGTCATTCAAGACGCCACGCAGCCCCCCGCTGCCCAACCGCCGACATTGCCCGACACGACCGTGCAGGGGCAGCAACCTTCGACGGCAGTGAATCCAGAAGCCTTCGAAAATGGCGACCTAACCGGCACGATTCTCGATGGCACGATCTTCAGCAACTCGCCGACGATTGGCTATCGTGCCGACACTTCGACGGCTGGCTCGATCATTGCGATTCCGAATGCCGATTTGCCGATGACGGTTAACACCATCACCCGCGACGCGCTCGACGATCAAATCGCGATCCACACGAGCGACATCTTCCGCAATGCGGGCGGCATAGTCGCGCAAGGCGATAGTCAGTTCGCCGACCGCTTTTTGATTCGCGGTCAACAGATTCAATCGAGTAGCTTCCGCAAGGATGGCTTCCTCGACCGCACCGGCGTGCCGCGCGATTATCAAAACGTGGAACGAGTCGAAATTCTCAAGGGCCCAGCCTCGGTGCTCTACGGTGCCGGTGACTCGGCGGGCGTGATCAACCTCGTCACCAAGAAGCCGGTGTACGATCAATTTGCGATCGGTGGTTACACGTTTGGCTCGTGGGGTCAGGACCGCTTCACTCTCGATGCCAATAACTATACGGCTGGCGGCAACGTTCTCTTCCGCTTGAATGCCGTGCAGGAAAGTGTCAACAGCTTTGTCGATTTCGACTACATCAACCGCGTGCAAATCGCGCCGGTCGTGACGTTCCTGCTCAACGACCAAACGACCCTGACCTGGAATGGTGAATATCACAAAGATCACCGCATCGGTTACCAAGGTGTGCCCGCCGTCAACGGCGATCCACTCGCGCTGCCGCCTAGCCGTTACGTCGGTGAACCGGCCAACGACTTTTTCCGCGGCGAGGAGTTCCGCCAATCGCTGGTGCTGAATCACCAGATCAACGACGAATGGTACTTCCGCATCGGCGGTTACTCGCTGTTCACTAGCTTGCCGTCATCGACGACCTCGGCTACTTCGTTTGCCCCAGCGATTCCGGATCCACCAGCGCCATTCGTAAATCGCTTGCGGAGCGATTCGCCGATCAACAACGAACAGACGCAATCGATGATCGCCAACTTGGGTGGTGAATTCTGGACCGGCGATATGCTGCACAAGGCAGTTTTTGGTTTGGAATACAACTATCTCGATTCGAACTCGATCTTCAACGCCGGGTTGCCTATCGGCGCGTTCGATCCGTCGAATCCCGTCTACAACAATCCGCCGGCATTTCCTCTCTTCGGCCTGCAAACCAATGCCTTCCGCCAACAGCGCGTCGGTTATTACATGCAGGATCTGGTCGAACTCACCGCCAATTGGAAGGCGATGGGCGGCGTGCGATTCGACACGGCCGATTTTCAATTCGATCGTGTTGTGAGCGGCGTGCCCGGCGGTCCGTTTCCGCTGGAAACGAATCAGACTTTCAATCGTGTCACGCCGCGCGGTGGCCTTGTCTACCAACCGTGGGCTGACGAAAGCCTGTCGCTCTACTACACCTACGCCCAATCGTTCAGCCCTCCTGGAGGTGGTGCGTACCTCAGCTTCGGGCCGCTCAACCCCGTGCTCGGCGAAACGCACGAAGCGGGCATCAAGTCGCTCATCACCGACGGCGTCACCGTGACGGCGTGCGGCTTTCATACGGTCCGCCAGAACGACACGTTTGTGCTCACGCCCAGCGTGGTCACGCAGGTCGGCGACGTGACTTCACAAGGTGCTGAGCTCAACATCATTGGCAACATCACCGATGACTGGAGCCTGATCGCCAACTACACCTACTGCGACGCCCGGGTGAATGACGTCACGCTCGGCTTGAACAATGTGGAAGCTCGCAACAACCCGTTGAACTCGGCCAACATCTGGTCGCGTTATAACTTCTACAACGACGGCTACCAGACGTATGGCGCCGCGTTGGGGTGGGTGTTCGTCGGCGAACGCCCCTCGGACTTGTTCCCCAACCCGATCGATCTGCCTAGCTACAGCCGCTGGGACATGGGTCTCTACTATCGCCGCGGCCAGCTGAACGCCA is drawn from Anatilimnocola floriformis and contains these coding sequences:
- a CDS encoding DUF1501 domain-containing protein, with translation MFELPKSRAHLLARRDWLLRGGVGLGCAALATLLHGSQAVSAAEKDATNSLPHHKPRAKRVIFLCQSGGPSQLDLFDPKPVVSERHGEELPDTIRMGQRLTTMTSQQSSLPIQKSPFAFAKHGKCGMELSELLPHTAKVVDDICLIRSLYTEAINHDPGLTLLQTGSQLPGRASMGSWLSYGLGSENENLPAFVVLISGGDVGDQPLYGRLWGAGFLPSQHQGVRLSQTGDLIPYLSSPPGVDTATRRRSLDTLAALNRLGHEKTGDAETLARLKQYELSAGMQLAVPELADLSQESATTLAEYGPNVSKPGSYARNCLLARRLVERGVRFVQLYHRDWDHHLRVVDGLKKQTAATDQPTAALLADLKQRGLLDDTLVIWGGEFGRAAYCQGTLDSPTYGRDHHPRCFAMWLAGGGIRPGYVHGETDDFSYNIVRQPMHINDLHATLLHLLGIDHLRLSFRSQGHDFRLTDVAGNVVREILA
- a CDS encoding TonB-dependent receptor, producing MAKLFDFQRMLTRNSSRSMAPWYLSLAAAGLLTWQAAPAFGQEFTPPEPEPLSTQFVIQDATQPPAAQPPTLPDTTVQGQQPSTAVNPEAFENGDLTGTILDGTIFSNSPTIGYRADTSTAGSIIAIPNADLPMTVNTITRDALDDQIAIHTSDIFRNAGGIVAQGDSQFADRFLIRGQQIQSSSFRKDGFLDRTGVPRDYQNVERVEILKGPASVLYGAGDSAGVINLVTKKPVYDQFAIGGYTFGSWGQDRFTLDANNYTAGGNVLFRLNAVQESVNSFVDFDYINRVQIAPVVTFLLNDQTTLTWNGEYHKDHRIGYQGVPAVNGDPLALPPSRYVGEPANDFFRGEEFRQSLVLNHQINDEWYFRIGGYSLFTSLPSSTTSATSFAPAIPDPPAPFVNRLRSDSPINNEQTQSMIANLGGEFWTGDMLHKAVFGLEYNYLDSNSIFNAGLPIGAFDPSNPVYNNPPAFPLFGLQTNAFRQQRVGYYMQDLVELTANWKAMGGVRFDTADFQFDRVVSGVPGGPFPLETNQTFNRVTPRGGLVYQPWADESLSLYYTYAQSFSPPGGGAYLSFGPLNPVLGETHEAGIKSLITDGVTVTACGFHTVRQNDTFVLTPSVVTQVGDVTSQGAELNIIGNITDDWSLIANYTYCDARVNDVTLGLNNVEARNNPLNSANIWSRYNFYNDGYQTYGAALGWVFVGERPSDLFPNPIDLPSYSRWDMGLYYRRGQLNATVYLENIGDIQYATGSSNTFQIYQGAPFNGRANITYMF